A window of Glycine soja cultivar W05 chromosome 2, ASM419377v2, whole genome shotgun sequence genomic DNA:
AAACTAACTTCTaaccatttaataaaaaaaaaacttggcaTGAGTTTCATAAATCAATTGACTGCAAaacgaaagaaaacaaaagcacAAACCTATAAACATATAATAGCACGAACTACCTGCAAATCTTGTATATCAACCTCGCCATATGAGGGCCAGGAAGAATCTGGCCGATTTTCATCTACAACAAGGGGAGGCTCACAAGGAATACAAGTATACTGAAGTATTCTTTCTACTGATATAATTTTGTTCTCCATATTGCAGAGATTCCATATCATCCAAGCTTGTATCATGTTCAAATTAAGTCCATATGTAACAGCTAAACCAGCAAGgccttcaaaaaataatttaaaagggAAACAATTATGTTCAATTCCATATTACATTAGaagattaaattttgatttcaaaCAGATTGGAATAACACACCTGGATCTATGAATCCCTGTGGAATAGATATTAAGAATATTAAGGAAAAGGCAAATGTGATAGAAGACAACATATCCAAGCGGAAGCACAACCATTCCATGGCACCAGCAATATTGAACTTTGGCCTAGAATATCCATCAGTCAATTTCATATTTGTTTCCTGAAATCTTGATTTCTGATCAAAGCTTCTAATAGTTGAAGTGCCAGAAATTGTTTCAGCAAAGTGTTGAATGATTGGGGCTTTGCAGACTGCAACTAAACGTGATAGTTCTCGGGCTGATGCAATATAATATTGCTGCAGAAGTACAAGTTTGTAAGATGTTATCTATTATCACGTAATATTATATAATGGAATGACCTTTGCAAAATAAATTTGGTTCATAAGCTGTGCTGTTGAAGTCATTGCCAGACCAGGATGCAAGTAATGCAAGAAATATGGGTCACAGGTTAATACCTGATAACTACATCGTCAGATTAATACCTGATACCAAATGCTGACTGCTACCACAGGTATAAAGACAACGAAAACCTGCCATGCAACCTGAGACATCACTGCTATAATTCCCAGAAGTTGGACCATAATGAAGGCAAATGATGCAATTTGATAAGGAATGTTTGTATCCAATGCACTTTGATCAGTTGAAGCCTGTAAGAGAACAACAGGAAGAAAGACAAGTGACACAATATCATATAATCTATAGTTGttgaaacaaataacaaaataaagggACTATTGATCTAGAGGGAAAATGCTATTTAAGACACAGAAATCATATCtctaaaaattatgacaaaaatGGAAAATACATACTCTGTTAAGGATTCGTCCACTTGGAGTGGAATCGAAAAATGACATTGGAGCACGGAAAATGCAGAAGTTCATTTTATTGAAGAGTATAGTAGCTGTTTTATAACCAGCTGTGGCAAGAAGTGATTCTCTGGCAAGGACACAGAAGGAACTTCCAATGGCCAAACCAACATAGACAACTATAAGAGTCGTTCCTTCAACATGTGGCTCCACATCTGCTGAGATGGGAGTCGCCCAAGCCATCCAATAATTACTTCCAATTTGAAGAGCTTGAAAAAGAATCTGAGCCAACAATATGAATGGTACAAGAGCTCCTCCATATGCTGTTGTGATACATTTCCAATAGACTGAAAACCCAACTTtacctttctctctttcttcttcctgaacAAGCTGGCCTTGGAGTTCACTTTTATTGTCTGTTTGACCATTTTGCTCATCTTTGCTAGcctctttttctttaaaaccaTGCGTGTCAGAGACGTTTACATCTTGTTCCAACACACTTATTTCATTATATACTGTCGCTCCATCCAATGAATCAAGGGCagacaaagcttttttgtgtgCACCAACTAGTTCCATAAAATCAGCACCACTATTAAGCAGATCAGCATACTTTCCACATTGAGTAATTTTCCCATCTTTCATAACCTAACAACAAGGATAACAAGATGGattaaaaaaacctattttagCATTGATGACAACAAAATTATGACAACCACTCACCAATATAAGGTCAGCAGCAGGTAAGAACTCCACTTGATGAGTGACATAAACCACTGTCTTTGAACATAAAAGGCCTAGCAAGCATTCCTGCCATAAACAAAACAGAAAGGTTCACTTACATAAATAATACAGCTAGAGTCATGCTGTTGGAAGAACCATAtttcaaaagattaaatcaaggaatattatttttattctacaaTACACAAACAAATATAGTAGCTCAGGTTATAATATTGcacataataaacaaaataatgaaaccaaGTTACCTTAAAGAGGTGAGATCCTGTGTGAGCATCCACAGCACTAAAAGGATCATCAAATAGATATATATCAACATCTTGGTAAAGTGCACGTGCAATTTGTATTCTTTGCTTCTGTCCACCACTCAAATTTATTCCACGTTCTCCTATAATTGTCTGATCACCAAATGATAAAATCTCCAGATCCTTCTTCAGGGAACATGCTTCAAGTACCTTCTCATACCTTTCCCTATCCATGCGTTCACCAAACAATATATTATCCTCTATCTTGCCGCTTTGTATCCATGGTGATTGAGCAACATAGGCCTTTGTTCCGCAAATCTTAAGGATGCCTGATATCCTTGGTACTTCTCCCAATACACAAGAAAGTAAAGTAGACTTGCCTGATCCAACAGTACCACAGACAGCAACCCTCATCCCATTAAAAACTTTAAGATTTATATTTTGCAAAGTTGGATTAGGGGAAGATAAATCCCAGGAGAAGTTTCCACCAACTACTTCAATCGCTGTATCAGAACTGCCCCAAGGAAGCTTCTCTACAACATCAGACTGTAAGTCGTCAAGACGAAGGAATGACACAATCCTATCAAGAGAAACTTTCGTTTGTGCTATCGTTGAAATTGTATCTGGAAGACGGTAAATGGGCCGTTGAAGAATCTGGAACGTTGCAAGTGCAGACAAGATCTTTCCTGATTCAAGGGGGATCCCCATAAGCATACAGGTACCAAAAGTAACCACGGATACAAATGTGGGGGATCCCCAAAACACAAATGCGGTCACGGCTCcagtataaacatttttttttagccAACCTTGTTCATTTTTCCTGAGTTCGGTTATTTTTGATAGAAACTTCATTTCCCATCCTTGTAGTTTGAGGATCCTCATGTTCCTTAGAATCTCAGATGTGGCCTTCATTCTTGTATCTTTTGACTCCATCAACTTCTTTTGAAACTTCTCTTGCAATGATCCCAATGGAGCATTTGCCAACATAATAACAACTGTTGCAACAAAAGCAGCAATTGAAGCCAGCCCAAggtttttatacaaaatcaaCAGGGCTAATGTAACTTGCAGAGCCACCATCCACAAATCATGGATAAACCAACTGAAAACACCAACTCTTTCCGCATCAACAGTCATGAAATTGATTATTTCCCCAGAAGTGTGGTCCTGCTTTGATTGACAAGAAAGGGTAAGAGCCTTATTATAGATCATCGTGACAAGAAGTGCTCGGATTCGGAGTCCAACTTGCTGCAACCTAAAGGACCTATGCAATTCGGTCAGGCACTCCACAAgctttgcaaagaaaaatgcaGAAACCAAAAAATACCCCTGGTTTTCATACAGCCGTTGTCCATCGAGGTACTGAACAAAACCATCAATGAGATATGGACCAACATAAGAAGCCAAAGTGTTTAACAATACAAGAAAAGCTGTGATAAGAATCTCCTTCCATGCTGAAATTATTAACGACTTCACCAACTTCAGTGTGGTGACACTATTAATTCCACCACAATCAGCCTCAACTTTCTCTCTGAAAGTTGGAAAAGTACCAATTACACTATCTCTGCTGTCTAGTTGAGGAACATCCTCAAGGTCCAGGGTCTTCTGATTACCAACGGCTATAAGAGGACCTACCCAAGAGAAGGTAAGAATGCTCAAAATTCCAGCATATGAGAAAGGGGTAACTGTGTCCCCACCCTTGGTCTCTTTTGACTCCAAGGAATCAGAATTCAAAAGAGGTTCCTGAATGCCGTTATCAACATGAACCTCGTTTTTCACAAAATACCCCACGTAACAGAAGAACAAACCAACACAAGTGGACACCAGAAACCAAGTACTGTGTTGGCAGAGAAACGCGTCTCCCAGACATAACAACAATGTCCACCACGATGCAATAGCAAGAAACAAAGAGGTAGAAAGCGCACCAGGCTCTGAAGAAGAACGAGAACCTTTTTTCTGCGAAACTGAAAAAACCCTTTTGCAAGCAAACACAAACAACTCCCCAAGCAAGCGTTTTCAGCGCCAAATCCAAAAGGGTCATGCAGAGCTTTTCTTCTGACCAGCCACCTTTATACCAGTATAAGTAGTTAAGCAAACAGAAGATGAAATTGAAAGCGGAAACACCAAGCGAACAAAACACGGTCATTTTGATAAGGGTGTTGTTGGGTTTCTCCTTAGACTCGTCCCTGGCACCTGCTGTGAATTTCCTCAAAACCCATGACAGCAAAACCGCCACGAGCAACAGCAGGTGGAGGAAACCGGACAAGCCATGAAGGAAAATGGGTTTGAGCAGAATAGCAGTGGAAAGGTGTACGTGGGAAAGTGACAACATAGTGTACTAGGATCTAGGAAGGAATGGAATACTAGATAGTACGGAAGATGAAATTTTTTAGGTTATGAAGAGTGTGTGCGCAGAGAAGGGAAGTGCAGTCAAAAAGGAGTTCCTTGGGAAGATGGTAACGTGGTGAGCAAGAGTGGAGTTGAGTTGACGACAAGGCCAAGGtggaatttaattgaattaataataaatgttagGTTATcataatttacattaaattctaGATTCAGACTTCATTactattctttaattttttaaaagttgataGCTGCTCTCCCTTGTAGAATAGTTGCGAAGTGGGGTACcttcttttgttgttgttcaacTTGTAGAAGGTGACGTGAAATTGCAgtagaatattaaaatttttaactttCTATACAACTTCTTGGtctacattaaaaatattaatgtgtccacaaaaaaaaaatcatgcacCACATAATCAACCCTTACTTTTGTTCAAAAGTGGAGCAGGTTGAATGGATGATGGTCAACAGTTCTACGATGATTGGCTATCTACATGGTTGAATGGAACTGATTGTGAAGTGGTAGCTGAGATTTACAACCTGCTATGGCAGTGAAGAAATCATAGGCTGTTTGATTGAGAGTAGATTTTGGACAGTGGAGCATGTTACCGCAAAAGCTGATACTGTTTTAGTCTTCAAAGGGGCGCATGATTTTGATCAATCTTTATAAGTTTCCACCCAAAGATCTAGTTAAATGGAACATTGCTTGATGCCTCAGAGAAAAAGACCAAATTAAGGTACAGGATTTGGTAAAATTTATTTGAGATTGGAGGGTTGATGTTTTAGCATATCCGCAACCAATGTCATGCCCGAATGTGTTCAACCAGATGTTGCTGAGGTACTTTGTTTGAGATTGGCCATAATCAAACAGATTGCAAGAAACTGCATGCATGAAGCATGATACATGGCAGAAAGGGTCATAGCTACTTTGCAGCTTTGAGTTTAAGGAGACATATTGAATGCAGGACTTTCCTCACCAAGTTGCCAtccgaattaaaaaaaatcctcactTTATGTTTCCCCCCCTAAAATCAccaatacaaataaatattagatatttaactattttaaatttagtaaagtaaaattataaatatttttacaaaattcttttaatttcaatttatttgaaaattttattttatattaaaatctttttttcatcttaaatttcatttatttgtacttttaaattattttttttaattttcttaaatttgttctaaattttcttcttgaatttaCACTATTTACATAGTAGTTAATATTTTcagttaattatttaaatgaattgTATACagtacattttataattttcaatgtttttattcttcttgTTAAATTACACTATTTACACAGAATATTGCATGAAACTATTCGCGCCTTTCTTACTTGTCGTTGTTCTCATAAATGCTCACGGTAGAACAAATATTATCTACAAACTACGAATTAACAAAGCACTACCGATgaagataagaagaagaaaaaatccaaAGTACTACCAATATCAGAGGACCTCATATTGATATGTCCACCACTTATTAACTATTTCATTGGTTATTACATTTCTAGTTATTctttaataaatgttttattattgtttttcttgataaatttattattatcttaaaatcaagtcctttttttcttataacaTGTTACTGCTCCTCTTTATTTTACGTCCTTtaatatggattttttttaaaaaaaaaaagagaagtccCCCCTCGCCTACAccgaattatatttttaatattttattaaaatattaatcatcaagtttttggttaataattgtaattatattttattctctaaaacGTATACTTCCTCAATTTTGGAAagttaaatatacatttttgtgTAATTTAGAGCCATGCTTTTCTTCTcgattctttttcatttattcttgTATCATGCATTATACCCTATTCTTTTTCTCCTATGACAGTCATACATATTTTCCCCGGGCATTCTCTTAATTATCAAGTCATTGGGCTCATCTACAATATTCAATCTTCTCCCTAGAGGAGAAGCAAACCATGCATGCTCTATAAGACTCTTCACATAGAAGCAACACATGAATTGTCCAGATCTAGAACAAATTGGATCAACATCCAAACTGGATGGATGAAGCTTGAGAGTACCAAGAGCATGAAAATAGTCAGATTTCACATTATTGTATCTCCTTCGAAGGGGAATGGAAAGAATTTTTGTAGCAACAGGTTCCTGAAAAAGATGTTGAACATCCCACTGAAGAGTTTCATGGTTAATTTAGTCAGCCACCAGTAAATTCTTATATACCATCATACCGCTACTCCAAGGAATAAGATTAGAATCAGTATTCGGATCCACCTGTCCTCCCAGAGTTTAACCAAATTTCCATCTCCAAAGTCCCCCATATTCATCTAACTTATTAGTACTATTTTTTAGTGATGTGTGAGCATTTCATATATCAAACACTTCATAAATAGCTattgtttcttttcatttctctctttcttatCACTTTTTCATATTACAGTCATGTTCTCTCTAAATGTCACGTAGATTTTAGATACCTGTGAATTATTTTCCTTATTAAACTCTTTAGTCTATTTATTAACTTAACATTcaatatttaatacaaatattGACAAGACAATGTTGTAAATTATCATGGTATTTCATTCATTGGTTTGGCACCTTTCTCTATTTATTCTAGGAATTATAAAATGGCACAGGTGAATGTAACCTCATGGCATCTCTGATGGTGCACTTTAAGTATATTAATTGGTGCAAATCTGCCTCATCCACATATCCTTTGTTATCAAACTCCTTTCTCACCTCATCCTTCCATAAATCCTCTAAGGTTCTTCCCATATTTATTCCAATAAACATTGCGTAGAGATATTACAGTTTCACGCACTTCCCAATTACAAAAGGCTAAAAGAAAAGGCACAATAATAATAGACATAAAGAAGGAAATACCATAGAACACATCTTATGAGTTCTCACAATGTGAGACAATTTATATGACTTCTTTCGAAACTTATTAAATCGAGTTGACTAATTAGAGGACATTATACTGCCTTTGGTCTACACATACTAAGAATGCATCAAAACCAACTCGATTTTCTATTTGACTTTTGTATAAATCTTACCACAATAATTTCATCCTTCACCCTTGTAAAGAGAATAGAGTATTTCACAGCTAAAAgccctattttataaaatccatttttctataaataaaacaagaaaatccATGTAATCCACCAGATTTTCGTCATTGTCAACAAACTTCTGTTTCTGTATGTTTCAATCAATGATCATCAGATTTCTCAAAACTGGAGTTGGACCTCATGGTATACTCAGCAACAAGTTGAGCAAAAGATGATGACTTATTCTCCAGCAGCCTTGTTGGGGTGTCATACTCCTCAATAAGTCCTGCAGCAATGCCTAACCAAATCAGACAACGAAACATGAAGGCACAGAATATCAAAGTTCTCTGAAGAATGACATCCTTTCCTAACCTTGACTGAGAAGCAGAACCATATCACTGTCTAGAACAGAAGTTATTCGATGTGCAATGGTAATGACTGTAGAGTCAGAGAAATGTTGCCTAAGAATTTGCTGAATCAAATTATCCGTAGCTGTATCAACTGATGCAGTGGCTTCATCAAGCACCAAAACCTTGCTTTTCTTAAGCAGCACCCTGCCAAGGCAGACCAACTGCCTCTGACCCATACTCCAATTCTCACCATTCTCAGTAACTACAACATCAAGTTCAACAATAGCAATAAGTTCAAGGTTAGATTTACTATGCATTTAAGTACAATAAGGATCGAAGACAAACCTTTGGAGTCGagctttccttctttctttctaaCTTCATCTCCAAGTTGACACTTATCCAAGGCCTATTTAAAAGAATGTAAATAAGTGAACGCAATAGAAATTTAAAGAATGATTACAAGTATAATCTTTTGGACAGAACTTAGTGTCTACATATAAAACCAACCCacctcccaaatttcttcatcAGTGTATTCTTCCAGGGGGTCCAAATTATTTCTCACGGTCCCTTCAAACATTGTTGGATCTTGAGGAATGATGCTTAGTCTAGACCTCAAATCATGAAGTCCAATTGAAGAGATGTTGATGCTGTCAATCATAACTTGGCCGGCAGTAGGCTCAACAATTCGGAAAAGTGTTTGTATGAGAGTGGATTTACCACTTCCTGTTCTCCCAACAATGCCAGTTTTCAGTCCTCCACGAAATTTGCATGTAAGACCGCGCAAGACAAGTGGGAGATGTGGAGCATAACGAACCTTCATCATGGGCAAGACATCATTACAAACGTCGCACAAACATCTTGTAAAAATTATGCTATGAAATATGTTGGCATGATTTTTCTGTTTCAGAAGCTAATTAGTTGCCATTACAGAAAGGAAAACCTTGATATGAACTTGATAAATCAATTAAccgaaaaatgaaagaaaacaaaagcacAAAACCATAAACATATAATAGCTCAAACTACCTTCAAATCTTGTATATCAACCTCGCCATATGAAGGCCAAGAAGGATCTGGCCGATTATCGTCTACAACAAGGGAAGGCTCACAAGGAATACAAGTATACTGAAGTATTCTTTCTACTGATATAATTTTGTTCTCCATATTGCAGAGATTCCATATCATCCAACCTTGTACAATGTTCAAATTAAGTCCATATGTAACAGCTAAACCAGCAAGGccttcaaaatcacaaaaaagttataaaagagAAACTATTATGTTTAATTCCATATTACATTAGaagattaaattttgatttgtaACAGATAGGAATAACTCACCTGGATCTATGAATCCCTGTGGAATAGATATTAAGAATATTAAGGAAAAGGCAAATGTGATAGAAGACAACATATCCAAACGGAAACACAACCATTCCACGGCACCAGCAATATTGAACATTGGCCGAGAATATCCATCAGTCAGTTTCATATTTGTTTCCTGAAATCTTGACTGCTGATCAAAGCTTCTAATAGTTGTAGTACCAGAAATTGTTTCAGCAAAGTGTTGAATGATTGGGGCTTTGCAGACTCCAACTAAGCGTGATAGTTCTCGGGCTGATGGAATATAATATTGCTGCAATATTCTAAGCTTGTAAGATGTTATATATCATCATGTAATATTGTATAATGGAGtcaattttgcaaaatatgtttggttcatAAGCTGTGCTGTTAAGGCCATTGACAGAGAAGGATGCAAATAATGCAAGAAATATGTGTCACTTTATTATCAGTAGTTACATGGTCAGATTAATACCTGATACAAGACGCTGATTGCTATCACAGGTATAAAGACAACGAAAACCTGCCATGCAGCTTGAGACATCACTGCTATAATTCCCAGAAGCTGGATCAAAATGAAGGCAAATGATGCAATTTGATAAGGAATGTCTGTATCCAATGCACTTTGATCGGTCGAAGCCTGCAAGAGAACAATAGGAAGAGACACAAGTGAcacaatattatataatttatagttGCTGAAAACATTTAACAAAATGAGGGAACTATTAATCTAGAGGGAAAATGCTATTTAAGACACAAAAATCATATCTCTAAAATCAATGACAAAAATGGAAAATACATACTCTGTTAAGGATTCGTCCACTTGGAGTGGAATCGAAAAATGACATTGGAGCACGGAAAATGCAGAAGTGCATTTTATTGAAGAGTATAGTAGCTGTTTTATAACCAGCTGTTACAAGAAGTATTGCTCTGGCAAGGATGCAGAAAGAACTTCCAATGGCCAAACCAACATAGACTGCTATAAGAGTCGTTCCTTCAACAGGTGGCTGCACATCCTCTGAGATGGGAGTCGCCCAAACCATCCAATAATTACTTCCAATTTGAAGAGCTTGAAAAAGAATCTGAGCCAACAATATGAATGGTACAAGAGCTCCACCATATGCTGTTGTGATACATTTCCAATAGACTGAAAACCCAACTTtacctttctctctttcttcttcctgaacAAGCTGGCCTTGTGGTTCACTTTTATCGTCTGTTTTACCGTTTTGCTCATCTTTGctatcctttttttctttaaaaccaTGTGCACCAGAGAGGTTTACATCTTGTTCCAACACACTTATTTCATTAGATACCGCCGCTCCATCCAATGAATCTAGTGTagacaaagcttttttgtgtgCACCAACAAGTTCCATAAAATCAGCACCACTATTAAGCAGATCTGTATATTTTCCACATTGAGTAATTTTCCCATCTTTCATGACCTAACAACAAGGATAACAAGATGGATTAAAAAACAAACCTATTTCTACATTAAtgacaataaaattgtaaaaaccaCTCACCAATATAAGGTCAGCAGCAGGTAAGAACTCCACTTGATGAGTGACATAAACCACTGTCTTTGAACATAAAAGGCCTAGCAAGCATTCCTGCCATACACAAAACAGAAAGGTTCACTTACATAAATACTACAACTAGAGTCATGCTGTTGGAAGAACCACATTTCAAAAGAGTTAAATCAAGGAAAATTATTTGTATTCTGCAATGCACAAACAGATTTAGTAGCTCAGGTTATATTGcacataataaacaaaataatgaaaccaaATTACCTTAAAGAGGTGAGATCCTGTGTGAGCATCCACAGCACTGAAAGGGTCATCAAATAGATATATATCAGCATCTTGGTAAAGTGCACGTGCAATTTGTATTCTTTGCTTCTGTCCACCACTCAAATTTATTCCACGTTCTCCTATAATTGTCTGATCACCAAATGATAAAATCTCCAGATCCTTCTTCAGGGAGCAGGCTTCAAGTACCTTCTCATACCTTTCCCTATCCATGCATTCACCAAACAATATATTATCCTCTATCTTGCCGCTTTGTATCCATGAAGATTGAGCAACATAGGCTTTTGTTCCGCAAACCTTAAGGATGCCTGATATCTTTGGTACTTCTCCCAATACACAAGAAAGTAAAGTAGACTTGCCTGATCCAACAGTACCACACACAGCAACCCTCATCCCATGAAAAACTTTAAGATTTATATTTTGCAAAGTTGGACTAGGGGAAGATAAATCCCAAGAGAAGTTTCCATCAACTACTTCAATTGCTGTATCGGAACTGCCCCAAGGAAGCTTCTCTACAACATCAGACCGTAAGTCATCAAGACGAAGGAATGACACAATCCTATCAAGAGAAACTTTAGTTTGTGCTATCATCGAAATTGTATCTGGAAGATTGTAAATGGGCTCTTGAAGAGTCCGAAATGTTGCAAGTGCAGACAAGATCTTCCCTGATTCAAGGGGGATCCCTATAAGCATACAAGTACCAAAAGTAACCACAGATACAAATGTGGGGGAACCCCAAAACACAAATGTGGTCAGGGCTGCagtataaacatatttttttagccAACCTTGCTCGTTTTTCCTGAGCTCGGTTATTTTCAATAGAAACTTCATTTCCCATCCTTGTAGTTTGAGGATCCTCATGTTCCTTAGAATCTCAGATGTGGCCTTCATTCTTGTATCTTTTGACTCCATCAACTTCTTTTGAAACTTCTCTTGCAATGATCCCAATGGAACATTTGCCAACATAATAATAACAGTTGCAACAAAAGCAGCAATTGAAGCCAGGCCAAggtttttatacaaaatcaaCAAGGCTAGCGTAACTTGCAGAACCACCATCCACAAATCATGCATATACCAACTGAAGACACCAACTCTTTCAGCATCAACAGTCATGAAATTGATTATTTCCCCAGAAGTGTGACCCTGCTTTGATTGACAAGAAAGGGTCAGAGCCTTATTATAGATCATTGTGACAAGCAGCGCTCGGATTCGGAGTCCAACTTGCTGCAACCTAAAGAACCAATGCCTTCGGGTCAGGCACTCCACAAgctttgcaaagaaaaatgcaGAAACCAAAAAATACCCCTGGTTTTCATACAGCCGTTGTCCACCGAGGTACTGAACAAAACCGTCAATGAGATATGGACCAACATAAGAAGCCAAAGTTTTTAACAATACAAGAAAAGCTGTGATAAGAATCTCCTTCCATGCTGAAATTATTAACGACTTCACCAACTTCAGTGTGGTGACACTATTAATTCCACCACAATCAGCCTCAACTTTCTCTCTGAAAGTTGGAAAAGCACCAATTACACTATCTCTGCTGTCTAGTTGAGGAACATCCTCAAGGTCCAGGGTCTTCTTATTACCAACGGCTATAAGAGGACCCACCCAAGAGAAGGTAAGAATGCTCAAAATTCCAGCATTTGAGAAAGGGGTAACTGTGTCCCCACCCTTGGTCTCTTTTGACTCCAAGGAATCCGCATTCAAAAGAGGTTCTTGAATGTCGTTATCAACATGAACCTCGTTTTTCACAAAATACCCCACGTAACAGAAGAAAAAACCAACACAAGTGGACACCGCATCAGAAACCAAGTACTGTGTTGGCAGAGAAACGCGTCTCCCAGACATAACAACAATGTCCACCACGATGCAATAGCAAGAAACAGAGAGGTAGAAAGTGAACCAGGCGCTGAAGAAGAACGAGAACCTTCTTTGGCCGGAACTGAAGAACGCCTTTTGCAAGCAGACGCAAACAACCCCCCAAGCAAGCGTTTTTAGCGCCAAATCCAGAAGGGTCACGAGCTTTTCTTCTGACCAGCCACTTGTATACCAGTAGAAGTAGTTAATGAAACAGAGGAGGAAATTGAAAGCGGAAAGAGCAAGAGAAGAAAAAACGGTCGTTTTGAAGAGGGAGTTGTTGGGTTTCTTCTTAGACTCATCCCCGGGACCTGCTGTGAATTTCCTCCAAACCCATGACAGAACAACCGCCACGAGCAACAGAAGGTGGAGGAAACCGGACAAGCCATGAAGGAAAATGGGTTTGAGCAGAACGGCAGTGGAAAGGTGTACGTTGGAAAGTGACAACA
This region includes:
- the LOC114403028 gene encoding ABC transporter C family member 3-like isoform X1, whose protein sequence is MLSLSNVHLSTAVLLKPIFLHGLSGFLHLLLLVAVVLSWVWRKFTAGPGDESKKKPNNSLFKTTVFSSLALSAFNFLLCFINYFYWYTSGWSEEKLVTLLDLALKTLAWGVVCVCLQKAFFSSGQRRFSFFFSAWFTFYLSVSCYCIVVDIVVMSGRRVSLPTQYLVSDAVSTCVGFFFCYVGYFVKNEVHVDNDIQEPLLNADSLESKETKGGDTVTPFSNAGILSILTFSWVGPLIAVGNKKTLDLEDVPQLDSRDSVIGAFPTFREKVEADCGGINSVTTLKLVKSLIISAWKEILITAFLVLLKTLASYVGPYLIDGFVQYLGGQRLYENQGYFLVSAFFFAKLVECLTRRHWFFRLQQVGLRIRALLVTMIYNKALTLSCQSKQGHTSGEIINFMTVDAERVGVFSWYMHDLWMVVLQVTLALLILYKNLGLASIAAFVATVIIMLANVPLGSLQEKFQKKLMESKDTRMKATSEILRNMRILKLQGWEMKFLLKITELRKNEQGWLKKYVYTAALTTFVFWGSPTFVSVVTFGTCMLIGIPLESGKILSALATFRTLQEPIYNLPDTISMIAQTKVSLDRIVSFLRLDDLRSDVVEKLPWGSSDTAIEVVDGNFSWDLSSPSPTLQNINLKVFHGMRVAVCGTVGSGKSTLLSCVLGEVPKISGILKVCGTKAYVAQSSWIQSGKIEDNILFGECMDRERYEKVLEACSLKKDLEILSFGDQTIIGERGINLSGGQKQRIQIARALYQDADIYLFDDPFSAVDAHTGSHLFKECLLGLLCSKTVVYVTHQVEFLPAADLILVMKDGKITQCGKYTDLLNSGADFMELVGAHKKALSTLDSLDGAAVSNEISVLEQDVNLSGAHGFKEKKDSKDEQNGKTDDKSEPQGQLVQEEEREKGKVGFSVYWKCITTAYGGALVPFILLAQILFQALQIGSNYWMVWATPISEDVQPPVEGTTLIAVYVGLAIGSSFCILARAILLVTAGYKTATILFNKMHFCIFRAPMSFFDSTPSGRILNRASTDQSALDTDIPYQIASFAFILIQLLGIIAVMSQAAWQVFVVFIPVIAISVLYQQYYIPSARELSRLVGVCKAPIIQHFAETISGTTTIRSFDQQSRFQETNMKLTDGYSRPMFNIAGAVEWLCFRLDMLSSITFAFSLIFLISIPQGFIDPGLAGLAVTYGLNLNIVQGWMIWNLCNMENKIISVERILQYTCIPCEPSLVVDDNRPDPSWPSYGEVDIQDLKKNHANIFHSIIFTRCLCDVCNDVLPMMKVRYAPHLPLVLRGLTCKFRGGLKTGIVGRTGSGKSTLIQTLFRIVEPTAGQVMIDSINISSIGLHDLRSRLSIIPQDPTMFEGTVRNNLDPLEEYTDEEIWEALDKCQLGDEVRKKEGKLDSKVTENGENWSMGQRQLVCLGRVLLKKSKVLVLDEATASVDTATDNLIQQILRQHFSDSTVITIAHRITSVLDSDMVLLLSQGLIEEYDTPTRLLENKSSSFAQLVAEYTMRSNSSFEKSDDH